Proteins encoded together in one Mobula hypostoma chromosome 9, sMobHyp1.1, whole genome shotgun sequence window:
- the tmem11 gene encoding transmembrane protein 11, mitochondrial, with the protein MFVKMATCGRRRGVTGIRERAPLNSTDCYIVREIYNGENAQEQFEYELEQALETQYKYIIIEPTRIGDETARWITVGNCLHKTSVIAGSVCLLTPIALASEYTRYVTLPIGAISVACAALYGISWQFDPCCKYQVEYDTCKLSRLPLNTLTSSTPVVLVRKDDIYRKRLHNTIALAALMYCVKKICEIYAV; encoded by the coding sequence GGCGCCACTAAATTCAACAGACTGCTACATTGTCCGTGAAATTTACAATGGAGAGAATGCACAGGAGCAGTTTGAATATGAGCTGGAGCAAGCCCTGGAGACTCAATACAAGTATATTATTATTGAGCCTACCCGCATTGGAGATGAGACAGCGCGCTGGATCACAGTTGGAAATTGCTTGCACAAAACATCTGTTATTGCAGGATCTGTTTGCCTGTTAACCCCAATAGCACTGGCTTCGGAATACACCCGTTACGTAACCCTGCCTATTGGGGCCATCAGTGTGGCCTGTGCAGCGCTCTATGGCATTTCTTGGCAATTTGATCCCTGTTGCAAGTACCAAGTGGAATATGACACCTGCAAACTCTCCCGATTACCTCTGAATACACTTACATCATCCACGCCCGTGGTTCTGGTTAGAAAAGATGATATTTACAGGAAAAGACTCCATAATACAATAGCACTGGCGGCCTTGATGTACTGCGTTAAGAAAATCTGTGAGATCTATGCAGTATGA